The Drosophila innubila isolate TH190305 chromosome 2L unlocalized genomic scaffold, UK_Dinn_1.0 4_B_2L, whole genome shotgun sequence genome segment TTTGTTATGATACTAGTACTCATGTTTTTgatagtaaatatatttacatatcgtatttgcatttttgagaaaatatttgtaaaagtaTTTGAGCTTCTTTTCCTATTATTATGTATGTTATGTGTTCCGACTTGTTAAGTGATTTTACAATAAATGATATTGTTGATAAGCGCTACatgaaagtattttaaagttacttaTCTTCTTAACTTGCGACATATTTAATAGATGTAATAATAGTTTggccaattccaattccaatctAAATAGGGTTCATTATAGTgaagattaaaaattaaagttatgttATCGACTAAGATATTCtcttagaaatattttatcttttcaaTTACGATTaatgaatttgatttattagcCATAgtatattgattattttttctgAATAAGTTCCAGCTACAAATCGTACCTGCTGGCAATTCGACCAAATCAGTCTGTATTGAGTTTGTCCAGTTGAAAGTTGTGTTCTTTGGACAGTCAATAAAATGTGgaagaaattaatttgtggTCTGGTGCTTGTCGCTTTTGTTGGTCTGCAGTTTGGTGAGAGCCCGGATGgagtataaaattattaaagtactttaacaGTATAATATTCTCACATTTAGCTCAATCGCTAACCTGCTACAGCTGCAATTCACCACAGTCCTGCCAGAATCCCAGCACCCAGGTGTGCAACAATGCAACAGCCAATGCAACAAGTTCCTTGCTGAGCACCATTCACAGTGATGTCCTTATAACtggcagcaacagcttcaAGTGCATGAACCTCACCTACTTCATTTACGCAAGTAAGTCGCAAGTTGGGTTTTAAtttcctttgaaattttctaattgttGTTTCGTCTGCAGACTCAATAAAGATGGCAGAAATTCTGGGCTGCTTCCATCAGGGAATTCCGGTCTGCAGTCTAACCCTGAATGCAACCAATAGCCAAAGTTGGGCCAGGAGTTGCAAGACCTGCGATTATGATCGTTGCAATCGCAATCCAGCTGGCACTTTAAGCAGGAGCACCTACGTCATGGTTGCCTCTGTAATGGCTTTGATTTTGGGCAAACTCTGGAATTAAACACTTCGAAAACCACATAAGTTTACCTTTCTATTAAGgttcttatttatttcaaaataaatgtatatctctatttaaaatttaactgtaTACCACAATCATTTGCTTTGATTCCTCAATTTAGAATCTGATATGCCATCTAGCCCGATTGTTGTCTTTCCTGTGTATTTAATCAGGTGGTTTACTCAATTGGATTATAATTTACATCGGAATATAGTAGCACAATTcagtaaaaatgttaaaatatatttcactcAAAATACAGctgtattttaattcaatgtgCTGCAAAAAATGTGGAACGCTTCACGATTTTGCGTGTCATCCTTGCGCAGGGGCCATGCTAATCTTCTCTGTATCGTTCCAATTTTAGTATATGTTCTGCCGAAGCAAGAACGAAGACTACCCATCTAAATGCCATATTTATATTGCATTCTTTGCGAAATGCAACTTGGGAATTACAAGCCGAGTCTTGCAGTCGACTCCGGTAGGAAAGAAACTGTCGGGGGTTGTATTTTTGCCTATCTAATCAACTTCACAGAAGACTCTTTTAtgtgcaaaaatattaagaatgtaAGGGTATTTGGCATTcactatttatttcttaaactatatttatatgcacTGTGAGTCATTAGCTAACagtgaataaaatttgaagaaCTGTAGAATTTTAAGGTTATTTGGTTGCTTACAACtgaggtatttttttttaatgataataatagaTGTTT includes the following:
- the LOC117780597 gene encoding uncharacterized protein LOC117780597 gives rise to the protein MWKKLICGLVLVAFVGLQFAQSLTCYSCNSPQSCQNPSTQVCNNATANATSSLLSTIHSDVLITGSNSFKCMNLTYFIYANSIKMAEILGCFHQGIPVCSLTLNATNSQSWARSCKTCDYDRCNRNPAGTLSRSTYVMVASVMALILGKLWN